Proteins from a single region of Coregonus clupeaformis isolate EN_2021a chromosome 19, ASM2061545v1, whole genome shotgun sequence:
- the chrm4b gene encoding muscarinic acetylcholine receptor M4, which yields MVTSSLSFITVLGNVLVMLSIKVNRHLQTVNNYFLFSLACADLIIGLLSMNLYTLYIVKGYWPLGAVICDLWLALDYVVSNASVMNLLIISFDRYFCVTRPLTYPARRTTRLAGLMIAAAWLLSLFLWAPAILFWQSLVGKRIVPDGECYIQLLSNPAVTLGMTLPAFYLPAVIMIVLYTRISFASRSRLTAELQSRRARTSSGRPKQGSHLKRSCVLSQRDTEPKSDLAISIEAETSICATQGIIKALKDSTEQASNSVIPTSGVPPSPDHLPSEINQDCRWSNSRVTFNHTGDENSSATKVSQPSSILNGSNTTSQLRKVFSPFPSFSKTQAKRKRRIVARERKVTKTIFAILLAFILTWTPYSVIAIIGTYCHFCVPETVWTMGYWLCYINSTVNPVCYALCNVTFRKTFKNLLRCQYRNTGVK from the coding sequence ATGGTGACCAGCTCGCTCAGCTTCATCACCGTCCTGGGCAACGTCCTGGTGATGCTGTCAATCAAAGTCAACCGCCACCTCCAGACGGTCAACAACTACTTCCTGTTCAGCCTGGCGTGTGCTGATCTCATCATCGGCCTGCTCTCCATgaacctctacaccctctatatcGTCAAGGGCTACTGGCCCCTGGGTGCGGTCATCTGTGACCTGTGGTTGGCCTTGGACTACGTGGTCAGCAACGCATCGGTCATGAACCTCCTGATCATCAGCTTCGACCGCTACTTCTGCGTGACCCGACCATTGACCTACCCGGCCAGGCGGACCACCagactggctgggctgatgatCGCAGCAGCCTGGCTCCTGTCTCTGTTCCTTTGGGCCCCAGCCATCCTCTTCTGGCAGTCCCTCGTCGGTAAACGGATCGTCCCTGACGGGGAGTGCTACATCCAGCTCCTGTCCAACCCCGCGGTCACACTGGGGATGACGCTCCCCGCCTTCTACCTGCCGGCGGTCATCATGATTGTCCTGTACACGCGGATCTCCTTTGCCAGCCGCAGTCGCCTCACTGCAGAGCTACAGAGTAGGAGAGCGAGGACCTCTAGTGGACGACCGAAACAAGGCAGCCATCTGAAGAGGAGCTGCGTATTGTCCCAGAGAGACACTGAGCCAAAGAGCGACTTGGCCATTTCCATCGAAGCAGAGACGAGTATCTGCGCTACGCAGGGGATTATCAAGGCCCTGAAAGACTCTACAGAGCAGGCCAGCAATAGTGTCATCCCCACTTCAGGTGTCCCCCCCTCCCCAGACCACTTACCTAGTGAGATAAACCAAGACTGCAGATGGTCCAACAGTAGGGTCACATTCAACCACACAGGGGATGAGAACAGCTCTGCAACCAAGGTCTCCCAGCCAAGCTCTATCCTTAATGGCTCCAATACAACTAGTCAGCTCAGAAAAGTGTTTTCCCCATTCCCCAGCTTCAGCAAGACCCAGGCGAAGAGGAAGAGACGGATTGTAGCGAGGGAGAGGAAAGTGACCAAGACTATTTTTGCTATTCTCCTGGCCTTCATTCTCACCTGGACTCCTTACAGCGTCATAGCCATCATTGGCACCTACTGTCACTTCTGCGTTCCAGAGACAGTGTGGACCATGGGCTACTGGCTGTGTTACATCAACAGCACAGTCAACCCAGTGTGCTATGCACTATGTAACGTCACCTTCAGAAAGACCTTCAAGAACCTACTGAGGTGTCAGTACAGAAACACAGGTGTGAAATGA
- the mdkb gene encoding LOW QUALITY PROTEIN: midkine b (The sequence of the model RefSeq protein was modified relative to this genomic sequence to represent the inferred CDS: deleted 2 bases in 1 codon) gives MTIKMRGLFSMTLMLLVVLMVTVQAGHKHGDKKGQKAKEGGEAECTEKFFAKCVPNAGDCGDGFREATCGEHTTKHNINIACNWKKAFGADCKYRFTNWGECDTTTSTKSRSGTLKKSLFKLDCEATIMVTKPCSSKPKGKGGKGKREGELKREAD, from the exons AATGCGAGGACTGTTCTCAATGACACTTATGCTGCTTGTGGTCTTGATGGTCACAGTACAGGCAGGACACAAACATGGTGACAAAAAAG GTCAGAAAGCCAAAGAGGGGGGCGAAGCAGAGTGCACTGAGAAGTTCTTTGCCAAATGTGTTCCCAACGCTGGTGACTGTGGAGATGGGTTCCGTGAGGCCACCTGTGGCGAGCACACCACCAAACACAATATC AATATCGCTTGCAACTGGAAGAAGGCCTTTGGCG CTGACTGCAAGTACAGGTTCACCAACTGGGGCGAGTGTGACACGACCACCAGCACCAAGAGCCGGTCAGGAACCCTGAAGAAAAGCCTGTTCAAGTTAGACTGCGAGGCCACCATCATGGTGACCAAGCCCTGCTCCTCCAAGCCCAAGGGGAAGGGAGGAAAAG ggaagagagagggagaactaaAGAGAGAAGCTGACTGA